From the genome of Rhododendron vialii isolate Sample 1 chromosome 10a, ASM3025357v1:
TACTTACAGCCCACGACATACTCGTCTCTGTCTCTGAACAATGGTGTGCTTCCGACGTAGTTTGTCTACTCATAGCCCACACCAATGTCTACGTTATTGGACTTCACAGTCTCACCTTCTGTTGATATGGCGACTAGGGATGCACTGCTATACTCGTGCTCGTGCTGTGATGGAGCGTGTACTATTATCCATTCTTCATCGTTGTTTGTCTACTTCAATCAGACTACCACCAACCTCTTTTCTCACTCCACTATCATCCATCAATTTTCTCACTGTTTCAACACCATCCCACACACCTTGGGAGGCATATATGTTTGACAGTAGTACATAGTCACTACTTTGATCATTTCTCATTCCAAGTAACCTCTCATTTGCACGCCTTCCCAACTCAACATTTCCGTGTACCCTACATGCCCCGAGTAGAGTTCTCCACACAATCGCATTAGGTTGGATCTCCATGGTGTCTATGAACTCGAAAGCTTCTTCCAGTTTCCCAGCGCGCCCCTACATGTCCACCATACATCCACAATGCTTTATGTTTGGCGCGATATTATACTCATCTTTCATGAGGTTGAAATATCGATGGCCCTGTTTCACCTCCCCAGCATGACTACAAGCAACAAGAACTTCAACAAAAGTAATCTCATTCGGCCTGATTTTAAGTCTCCTCATTTCCTCGAAAAGACAAATGGATTCCTCTGAGTGGCCATGGAAAGCTAACCCTCCTATAATTGAGTTCCAAGTCGACACATCCTTCTCTCTCATCCCTTGGAACACTTCAAGCGCTTTTTGAATGCTCCCACACTTTGCATACATGTCTATAAGCGCATTACCAAGCAAAATGCTCAACCCCCTTGAATGCATTTCCAAAAGGGAGCAATGTATTTTCTCCCCAATATCTAAAGCTCCTGAATCAGCACAAGCACAAAGAAGGCTCAGCATTGTCACTTCATCCGGTCGTTCTCCTACACGTCTCATCTCCTCAAACATCTCCAGCGCCCTTTCATGCTCCCCACTAAACACATAACCAGCAATCATCACATTCCAAGTCACCACATCCCGCTTCGGCACCTCATTGAAAAGTTCCCTGGCACTCTCCATCTCTCCTCGTTTTGCATACCCGGTAATCATCACATTCCAAGAAACCAAATCCTTCACAGGCATCTCGTTAAACAGTTTCCTCGCGGCCCCCAACTCCCCCCTCCTTGCATAACCCGCTGTCAAAGCCGACCCAGCGACAACATCATCCTTTTCTGAACCATCAAAAAGCTCACTTGCAACCCTTATATCCCCACAATTAGCATGGAAGTAAATCAAGGCATTTCTTCCAAAACTGTTCCATTCAAACCCAAATTTCACAACCTTCCCATGAACAGCACAGCCAGCCTTAACCCAAAAAAGCTTAGTACACGCCTTGAGTACAAACGGAAAAGTACATTTATCGGGCTGGACGTTGCGTTTTTCCATCTGGGTATAGATCGAAACGGCTGTTATTGGGTTGGGGCTCTGGGCTGAGCCTCTGATCATGGTGTTCCAAGTGAAGAGGTCGGGTTGGGTAATTTGAGCGAACAGTTGGTGGGCATAGTTGATGGCGGATGGGATGGAAATGGCTGAAGCGTAAATGAGTTCTTTGAGAGCAGAGGGGTTGGAATTGAAGCCATTTACGATCATTGAAGCGTGGATTTGCTTGAGGGTTTTGATGTTTGTGCAGTTTCGCCATAGGGGTGATTGTTGGAGCTCTTGTCCGTTATTTTCTTTCTGATCATTACATTACTTCTCCTCAGTGTGGCAATTTAGATTGATTAGGCAGATTCTAGCAAATTACGATTGccagcaaaaagattttattttcgCTATTGCTAGCAAATTACAAGGGAAAGCAGATTCTCAGGACACTTGCTTGAGCTGGGGAACGGTAAGGTATCACCGTATCCCGGTTGACCCGTCGGGTTATTGCTCGGCCAGAGCCCGTCCAACTGGTGCGCTAGCCCGAATTCTTCATGGGCCGGGCTTGGGCCTAGAGATTTTTGCTCGGCCCACCAATTGGACGGTGAAAAGGCATaacgaaaactaaaaaaaagctGTAACAAAATCATACCATAAATGATACTCATtccgttccaatttgtttgtccaatctcgaaaatttaacttttttagGGAGCACAATGATTACACCTAAAAAGATACTACAACTTTTTACATTTACCCTCAACTTCTTTAAAAAAGTTACTCTATTCCACTAAAGAGagggcaaaaaggaaaaattgattCACTTAGAAGTCAAATAGaaacattttgatttttgagacatttaaaagttaaaaagtagacaaacaaattgggacggaaggaatAACTTTTACCAAAAGAAGGTACAATATTTCCAACTGTATCGTGTGCGCATAATAACGTTTATCGAAAGAAGACATAAAATTTTCTATCACTTTGCTTAAACCCCAAGGGGTCTGGCTAAGTATATATGAGAAAATGAATAAGTGTTTACCCTCTATGAGACCGCATGTTTGAAACCACATAGgccaaatattttgaactttgAGAATCACTTCTAGTGAAGTTGGTTGCTCACCTCCCTCCCCCAGTGGTGACCAAGATTCGAGTCCCACGGGGTGGGATTTTGGAGGCCAGGATTATGAATAGCCTCTGGACCCCATGCTAACTCTAACATCCCCATCAACCTCCGCTAATGTATAcaatgttgacaaaaaaaaaattcaaactttgagGTTATTGGAGGGTTTGTCCGGTCGTTAATTTTAGCAGCCTGGAGGTACTTCAAGAATGTTTAAGTTGCTTCAAATTTCTgggcataaaaaaaaatggcataatATTTGTTAGGAAAAAGGCATAACCTTATGTGGTTTGAAGATTTCACGTTAGTTTTGGAAGATTTCAAGGTCGACCCATTAAACTGCAGACTGGACCTTGTTcggtttgagattttgaatttgaatttgtaggtAATAAGTgtagaaaaaaatagagtaattatTGGAAATCGGGGTAATGactggagagagatagagagaaaaatgagagtactaagagcccgttccagaaaacaaataagaacttattttttgtccaataattagggttgttccaaaaaaattaagaaggtgatacttatttttttagaatttacataggtaccaatgggcgctggggagggaaatcataccgacggccgcgccgggccgtcttcggctactggacggccgatccgagccgtccaaaaattctaaaataaaaaaccgagggggcctacgtaagaatcaacgacatccgaggtgtttagggtgcttgatccgagcaccccttttccgtgtagggtgcttgatcatatatacacagaaaaggggtgctcggatcgagcaccctacacaccttggatgccgttgattcccgcgtaagcccctttgtttttttttttaggaatttttggacagctcagatcggccgtccggtggccggagatggcccgccGAGGCCGCCGGtatgatttccctccgccggcgcccattatcatagcaaccgtcttattttttatacaaggcaatttcaagctcaaaaatcatgtgtttacgcaaataattttccttccattatggatcttgtttgatagatctcattaagatctttaatacggtgcaaaaaaaatgaattttttttttcatttattttttagtttgaaaatgtgaaagaaactttttatttgggttttgtggaatgacctttcttatttttgaatgagaagtggcaaaataagtacttattttttaagaaggtttctggaacggagcctaattagagagaaataggataatgattaaaattcaaaatttaaaacccttaaacgaatgGGGTCAATCATTGGGTAACCGTGAGGGAAACccagactttttttttggtcaaatgaaAATAAATGGAAATCCGGACTTGATATTAGAGGAGCACCAAAAAGATTTCATCGACAAACCTCTCAAGTTGTTCTACTTAAGCGAACAATGTAATGGAGAGGGACAGAGCCAAAATATTTGGTTAGCGGGATCAAAATTAAATGCATATGTTAATCCAAAAAAGTAAGTAAATTGAGAGGTTAATTATAAGATAGATGGACACTAATAAGTTTATAAGTTTTCGTTATAATTGGTTTGAAAGACATGATAAATGTTGGAAACAATCCGTGATAACCTCCTCTGTAATACTGTTAACTCTAGAAAAGAAGAGACTGCTTGATAAAATGTATACAAATTTGAAGGAAAATGGggcaattttcaaactttttgtGGGGTCTGTATAGTAAAAATTCAAATATCCTAGTGAGAAatcaaagcaagtagggtcaaGTGACACCATTTGTACTTACTCCCGATACAACGTCAAACATAGATGTATTTTGAGTTGTTCATTAATGCACCGTACACAGGAAGTACCTCgcgattaaaaaaatacatctaTGTTTGACGTTCATTACTCCCGATACAATTTCAAACAcagatgtattttttttcatttggcaCAGATGCACTTGAACCCCACACGATACACGTGAGATCTATACACAACGCATGGCTCTAGACGCATCTCTATCCGGATTTATGTCCAGACAAATGTGTGTAATATTGTGTAAACTAAGGATCGTTTCATAGTGGATAGTTGTACCAATAACTTCATTGGAggtattttcaactttttgttggaatCCCTTTCTCCTCTTTCCATTGATAATAATGttattttgccgattaaaaaaaaaaaaaacttcattggACTCATTAGGTTATCAACAACTTCGATCTAGTGCCCATTTGTGAAGAAAGAGGGGATGCAAGGGATGCTTATTTGTGAAGAAAGGGGTGGTAAGTCAGACGGTGGGGGTTGGTGTGACGGGGAGGAGGCGGCAGCCTCCCCCACCGTTGGAGGCCTTAGCTTGCTTTGTACGCTGGAGGTGTCTTGGAGAGAAAAAagtcttagagagagaaagtctgCATTTATCTATTCCCTCCGTttcaaattggatgtcaatttttgatattcgtgccaatttcaattccttatatctttcaatatggatctcaaaaaatatgcaatcttgatcttgtttgatagttctcgattagttctattatacaaaattttcaaagtcgtgaaaaacattatagattaaaaaatataagcgACGAAAAAtgggacccggggaccctgccgagcggcacccctgccgagcgggtgccgagcggccaatccggccgttcatctcggaatcaacggcccgaatcgaaacatctttttccttttctttttctttttttttaaatctgttcggtacctttacatccgggccatccaaaacacttttggacggccgagatgcgctcggcaccgctgccaagcacctctgcttggcagcatctcccaatcccgaaaaatgacacgagtttcaaaattATCTTGAAACAAGTTATAGAGAGCCACAACACAACACAATTGTCTATAGTCCTTAATTGCATGTGCATTGATTGTTTAAACGTGTACAAATTTACTTTTTCCCTGTCCAGATGTCCGGGGCCTCGATCTTGGTCAATTTACGCACACTTCACTCAGTTCTTTGGCAATGAAGTTAACGACCGACAAATCTCTAGTGGTCCtcaagtttgaaatgtttggcatTAAGGGGATTTGAACTTGCGACCTCTTGCGAGAAAAACCCTTTAGCTCGGGCTtgcttttcccttctctttctcgGACTTCGGGTTAgtgttgtgcagtgaggtgcacagcGCTGTGCTGCGCgtctccgagccgtcggatcgtgcatctgacggctcgaatctcatctcggcaacaaACGATCGAAAGCTGTTCATTGCCGACATGTGAGCCAAGCCGTCGGCTTGAAACCActacacaacaccatcccccaattccaCTTTCTCCAATGGAATTTTATATTTGTCCCCATAATTGTCAAATGCGATAAAGTCAGTTTGAACACAGATTATTCAACACAATTAAATTGTCTCTTAGATGCCAGCAACATGTTTATAGGATAACAAAGTCATTAGATTACCAAGTTTAGGCTAACattatttgaaatttcaaaaaatcaaaccaagaaaAAGTTACTGTAGAATACATGTGGGTGAATTGGCAGAGCCGGTGACCAAATATGGACAAATATTTCTCAAAGCTACGTGTGAAAATTTTCCACTTCACTGTATATGGGAGATTTGTAACAGTAGTTCATTAGTcgttgactctttttttttttttataattctcGCCAGCTAATGTGTGCCTCACTAATTCTGGGAGCCCAATCCTACCGTCCACTCGCTGGAAGCCCAATTAATGTTGGAGTAAAGCTCTGTACAGACTGAACCAAAAAATTTGATTGCAGTATTTGAGATGTTTCGAACTTAAGATCTTCTTAGACATAAGAAAGAGACCCCAAAATCTTACGTCTAGAATACCGGATCAACCCTTGGGGTTAGTTCATCATTGACTTTGTTAAACAGATCAATGTCTGAAAATCGTAATATATGAAAGCAAAATTGGATAGCTTTTCGGCAAATGATTGATCGTTCTAGTATATAATTCGAAATTCTAAACAAAAATTTAGCAATAAATGGCAGTATTAAAGTTAGGGATATATCGATAtgcataaaaaaattcatatgcATGCCCTTGTTCactctaaaaaaatatattatgaaattatttttctatcaaAAGTGTTAGGATCCAAGCCACTCGGTCCATGAAAATGTCCAGGAAAGAAAATGGACGGTCTAGATTACCGGATACTTTCACAGATCGAGTGTCCTGAACCGTACCAGGCCTCTTTTCTATACTATTTACCACCAAATGATACAATTAAGCTCTAATCCACTAGTACCATTGCAACTTGAAACTTCAATAATCTCTGAAAACAAGAACAGTTCCTTAACTAATTATGAGTTTTAATTAGtaattaattgaaaattaaGGGGGAAAATTGAAGATTACTAGTCTAGATTAGGATCTTTGGTAGTTATAAAACAAACCAACCGGGATCTACCCCCTCCCACAAATTAAGGTCCCCTcccttattaattatttttctttttctttttttattaagttGACCACTTACTTATTCTGGCTTATGCATGTAATGACATCTATCTTAGAAGAAGTAAGAAAATATAATTAGACTTGACTGCAGCTGAAGAAGCCAATTAGTATTTGAATACGTATAGGAGTATATTATACGGTATATATTCCTTCAGTGATTcagttttttgttctttctttactTCTGAAAAACATATTTTGTCCGAAAACGGCCACGTTCGTTAGCACGTGCAAGTGTACTTATtcagcttatttacttgaaagtAATAAATGATATTTATTAGCTTTCTGTGTTTATTTAATCCTAAAAATGTGTAAATATGATAGCGCCAATTCGTAACCTTTTTAGTAATTCAAAGCAATAAAATAACAAATATAGAAAAAAGCACTTATTAaccaagtttaaaaatt
Proteins encoded in this window:
- the LOC131304433 gene encoding LOW QUALITY PROTEIN: pentatricopeptide repeat-containing protein At5g15300 (The sequence of the model RefSeq protein was modified relative to this genomic sequence to represent the inferred CDS: inserted 1 base in 1 codon; substituted 1 base at 1 genomic stop codon), yielding MIRKKITDKSSNNHXLWRNCTNIKTLKQIHASMIVNGFNSNPSALKELIYASAISIPSAINYAHQLFAQITQPDLFTWNTMIRGSAQSPNPITAVSIYTQMEKRNVQPDKCTFPFVLKACTKLFWVKAGCAVHGKVVKFGFEWNSFGRNALIYFHANCGDIRVASELFDGSEKDDVVAGSALTAGYARRGELGAARKLFNEMPVKDLVSWNVMITGYAKRGEMESARELFNEVPKRDVVTWNVMIAGYVFSGEHERALEMFEEMRRVGERPDEVTMLSLLCACADSGALDIGEKIHCSLLEMHSRGLSILLGNALIDMYAKCGSIQKALEVFQGMREKDVSTWNSIIGGLAFHGHSEESICLFEEMRRLKIRPNEITFVEVLVACSHAGEVKQGHRYFNLMKDEYNIAPNIKHCGCMVDMXGRAGKLEEAFEFIDTMEIQPNAIVWRTLLGACRVHGNVELGRRANERLLGMRNDQSSDYVLLSNIYASQGVWDGVETVRKLMDDSGVRKEVGGSLIEVDKQR